The sequence CGCCCCATCGTCGGTAATCGCAGCTTATATTGATCATCAGCCTGGACAAATTCAAAGAGTTCGCCGCCGATCGGGGTGAAGCCTCGCAGCCGCATCGCATCCGGCCGCTGGTAATACACCGTTCCTTCCACACGAGAGGCAATCGGAATAATCCCGCCGCGGACTTTCGCGCTGAAGAGCCCCTTCATCGTCTGGATCGCTGCTTCCCGCTGTCGCAGCAACGCAGTCAACTCCTCAACCGTCGCCTGTTTGAGCTGAACACCCTCAGGAGGACGGACTTCGGCACAGCCGGAGAAGAGAAACGTGGTCGAGACCGCAAGCAAGACCACGGCGGTCAGCCACTGTTTAGACAAGCGCGACCTCCAGTGCTTCACCCACTTCATGGATCCCGATCAGCTCGATTCCATCCATGGCATCCAGTTTCGCCAGATTCCGCTCGGGCAAGAGACACCGTTTGAATCCCATCTTCGCCGCCTCCTTGATCCTAAGCTCCGCTTGACTGATGGCACGGACTTCTCCGCCCAGTCCGACTTCGCCCAGCACCAGCAAACTCGGCTCGATGGGGACTTCCCGCAAACTCGATGTGACGGCAGCGACAATTCCGAGATCGATCGCCGGCTCATCGATCCGCATCCCGCCCACGACATTCACGTAGACATCCTGTCCCGACAGATGCAGTCCGAGCCGCTTTTCCATGACCGCGAGAAGCAACGAAACACGATTGAGCTCCACCCCGTTGGCCATACGCTTCGGCATCGCATAGCTGGTCGACGACACCAGGGCCTGCAATTCCACCAATATCGGCCGCGTTCCCTCCAGGCTCGACACCACGACCGACCCAGTGCTGCGATGTGACCGTTCAGCCAAGAACAACTCGGAGGGATTGCTCACCTCCTCCAACCCGGAATCCTTCATCTCGAACACGCCAATCTCGTTGGTCGACCCGAAGCGGTTCTTGACGGCTCGAAGGATTCGGTAGCTATGACCCCTGTCCCCTTCAAAGTATAAGACCGTGTCGACGATATGTTCGAGCAATCGAGGCCCGGCAATCGCTCCTTCCTTCGTGACATGGCCAATGATGAATACCGGCACACCGGCACGCTTGGCCAACCACATAAGCTGGCCCGCGACTTCCTGCACTTGGCTGATGCTGCCGGGGGCAGACGTCATCTGTTCGGTGTAGACGGTTTGAATCGAGTCGACGACGAGCGCCGCCGGTTGAATCTCCTGCACCGCTTTGAGGATCTGTTCGAGCGACGTTTCAGCGAGAATCAGAAGACTCGGATGCTCGATTCCGAGTCGCTGCCCGCGCATCTTGATCTGTCGCGGCGACTCTTCACCGGAGACATAGAGAACTTGCTCGCGCTTGCCCGCCAATCGAGGAAGGGCCTGTAAGAGGAGTGTCGTCTTTCCGATGCCGGGATCGCCGCCGATCAAAATGACTGCGCCGGGGATCACTCCACCGCCGAGTACGCGGTCGAACTCGCCGATCTGGGTGAGCCGCCTCGGCTCTCCGACAATTTCAATGTCGGCGATGGGCGTGGCTATGGCAGGGGCGATCTTGACGGATGCAGGACGACCCTTGCCAGTCGCCGCCTGCCGTTCCTCCTTCATCGTATTCCAGCCGCCACAATCAGGACAGCGGCCGAGCCACCGAGGCGATTGATACCCGCAGGTTTGGCAGGAAAAACTCGTCTTCGCCTTCATTAGCCGAATGCCTTGGGATGACAAGGGGAATGACGCTCTATAATAAAGGAAAGCGGAACGATGTGGAAAGGGCCTACCTCATGAATGAATCTATAGAAGCCACTGCCTTTGTCCTTAGGTTGTCCATCATTCTTGGAGGAGTCTCTACGTGACTGATGACACTATTTCTCCTTGCAAGAATGAGAGGAAAACCCGTTCATAAGGTCTTGAACAAAACAAGTTCGTTAGATCCTTCGGCTCGCATCATTTTTCCCCTCGCCTTTATCCTAGCACTTGTTGTGGTCTTTCTGTATGCGTTCAGAAATTAGACGGCACAAATAGATGAGTCCTGCTGCAGCCCCCTAATTACCTTGCAAATCAGCATCAATGGAACGGATGCGCAATGAAGTTCACACCATTGGATATCTGGATATCCCATTTTCCCCCACCATGTCGTGCGCAAATGGCCCGGGTAATCGGATGACCGGATTGCCCTTCACTGCGCGCGTCCAACGAGCACTACCCTTAATGTAAAAATGCGATCCACTTTGCGTGTCGCGTTGCGCGAGCACGAAGGGCAATCCGCCGCTCGCTATAATTTCTTGCGTACTTCCTTCCAATCTTTCGCCACCTTCGCCTTGCGCGGCACTTCGCCTTTGGACGGTTCTGGCACAATCACCGCCTCGAGGCGACGTTGAAGAAACGCTTCCGCAAAGGCTTTCGATCGACCGATACCGACTTTGAGCGTTTTCCAGCCGGCGGTGTGGAGTTCGTCTAATCGGGTGCCCACTGCATCAGAATCGCCTGGCAGAGCAAGAATATGACCAGGGGGAAACTTGTGCGTTTTCAACCATGCTCGAACCAACTCATTTGTGGAGAACCCACCCGAGTGATCGCCCTCCGTTGTCACCATGTAGATGACATTATAATAGAACTGTGTCAGCTTCCTCAGCTCGTCGGCAGCATCCGGTATCGGATCCCTTTCCGCTCTCTTCCCGAACGGAAGGGTCGGTACAGGGGAGGACGCAGGCTCTTCTTCCATTAATGCCGCGAGTTCCACGGCGAGGATCGGCCTCCGACGTTCCCAGACTGAAACGTTCGCCGTTGCTTCCGCAGGTCCGATTCTCGGACTGTCGGCAACACGCACGGTGATCGTTGCCATGCCGCGTGTTTTGGGGGTGAACTGGAACACGGCACGTCCGTCACCTCCTGTCATCGCTCTCGCGACAATCTCCCCGTTCTGCAAGAGTTCGAGCGGTTCTCCTCCCAACCCTGCATCACCCAACAAGCCTTTTCGAGCGAGCTTGGCTTCGATGGCAACCGGTTGGTTGAGGCCGGTCAACGCATCTTTGACGAGCAACGTGCCGGCCACCTTATCGGCTGACCAGACAACAACACCCTCTGGAGCAAGCAACAATAGCACGACCACCCACCAGGCTCGGATGGTCGGTCGTGCTCCTCGCACCCATGCACTCATATAATATTGAAATCAACTGACTGGATTGGCAAACGGCCTGTCGTAACTAGGCTTTGAGCGCATCCAATACTTCTTTCGTGTGGCCGTCCACTTTGACCTTACGGAAGATCGCCTTCAACTGCCCCGATGCATCGATCACAAACGTGCTGCGTTCGAGGCCCCAATAGGTTCGCCCATACATATTCTTGAGCTTATAGACGCCGTAGGCTTTAGAGGCTGCGGCTTCTTCATCGCTCAACAATGTGAACGGCAACTTGAACTTGGCGATGAACTTCTGGTGGGAGACTTTCCCGTCCATGCTCACACCGAGCACCACCGCTCCGGCTTTCTTCAACGTCGCCTCCCCGTCACGAAAACTACAGGCTTCTTTGGTACAGCCCGGAGTGTCATCCTTCGGATAGAAATAGAGGACGACCTGCTTGCCCTTGAAATCCTTCAGGCTGACCGTCTTTCCCGATTGATCGGGCAAGGAGACATCAGGGGCTGTGTCTCCGATTACAAGTTCGCGTGCCATTACCCAGTCCTTCCGTTTGCAATCCTCACCGAGGCCCCATGGTCGGCCTTCCAGTTGCGTAGGGCCGTTCCTTCTGCGTTTTCGGCGCCTGCACATTGCCATACGGGGACAAGGCGGGAGAATCCCAAATGGTTTTATCTCCCGGCGCGAGATTCGCGGCTTCCATGAATTGCTGCCGCGCGGTTTCCGTATCACCCAGAGCGTTGAGTGCAAGGGCATAGTTATAATGAGCCTGCCCGGATTGAGGCGCGAGCGCCATCGCTTGCGAAAAATACGTCTTGGCTTCCTCGAACTGTCGTGCCTGATAGGCCTGCGTCCCCTGTTCAGTCAATGCGATGGCTTGAGGTGTGTTTCCTGGATCCAACGTCAACGGAACCAACGGCTTGGCTTTTGGTTTCGCGCAGGCAACGAGTCCCATCGTCAAGAGCAATGCTCCAAGAATAGACAGGTATTTCATAGCTCCTCCGTACATCTCCACAACTCATGCCTTCGCGTGCTTCCGCAGTTCTTCCTCAAACGTTTTCCGGTAGAGCACATCCCATTCCGGGCTACCTTCCACGATCGTCCGTGAATAAGACGATAACTTGTACCTCACTTTCCGGTCGATTTCACCTTCCTGTGTTAATTCGGCAGCGAGCACCCGTTTGATTTCGCGGAGAACCTTGCCTTCTTCACTCTTCATGTGAATCAACGGACTATTTTTGACTGCCCTAAGAATGACATGCGAGAGATGGCTGATCTTGTCGTCACTCAACATATCGAATCTGTGCACGGCGGGAAATCGGAAGGTTACAGTATAATGCCACGATCTCGTACCAACTTGTTTTTGATCATCGTAAACATTTTTTGATAATCGACCTGTCCCCGCTCGATATCTTGTTCGTAGACCTTCATGAGTTGCCGGACTTCTGCGTTGAGCCGGTCCTCGACGGAAAGTTCCTCCGTCATGGTTTGATCGAGCACCTGAACAAAGGCCTTTCGATCACCGGTCAGTTCCACATGGCCTTCCTGCTGCAAACGAGTCGCCAATGTTTCCGCCATGTGATGAACACGTTCTTTCGAGAGCCGCACGATCTGTCCCCTGTCTCTCCGAACTCCGTCCCAGCTTTAGATCTTCTCCACTTTGATCGTCTGCATGGTCATGACCTGTCGCAAAACTGTGGCATCGCCGATAACCTTACCGACGATGTTCACACGATCAGCGGGGACCGGGTCTGGGCCCATGCTCATCGGAGTTCGACCGAAGAAAATCGCCACCACTTGCCCTACCCCCCAAAAGGCGACATCACCGACCTTCACCTGTGAGGTGGCCGTCTCGCGATAATCTTTCACGCCGGGGAGTTTGAAATACAATTCCTCGCCCCATGTGTTCAGTGGTGCTTCGACGGGCAAGGCAGCATAGATTTCATCGGCGGTTTTATTGGGCTTCAGTTCCACGACGAGCTGCACTGAGCCGACAGTCACACGTATGCGCCTGGCGTTGCCCAACATCCCGTTTCATCACCTTCCCTCGCATTCAAGGAATGGTGTCGTCCTCCTGCAACCAGAAGAATTTCGGCTCGAGTCTCGTTCGGAATCTAACTTGTTTACCCCCTGAAATCAAGGCTACAATCCGGCTTCGCGATGCTCACCTCAACCTTTGTTCTTCTTCACAGAGTTGGTCCTCACACTGAGCGACGCTTATGGGACACAGGCGTCCTCAACTGGGCGACATTTCTGGGTTCGTCGGCACTCTCCGGCATCTCGTCTGTCCGAAAAACGTGGTACGATGCGCAATTGGTTGCTGCTCAATCCCACCTGGATGCCGGTCATGCGCAGTATTTCGCGACATGCCTCAAGCCGCGTGAACACTGGCGCTTGTTTGACGCCTTTCGCCGTCGCGTTCTCTATCTGGACATTGAAACAACCGGCATGTCGGCTCGTGATGGACACGTCACGGTGGTCGGGCTCTATCGCAACGACCGCATGACCAGTCTCGTACATGGCGAAACATTAACGGAAGATCGCTTGCACGATGAACTCGAGCAGACTGATCTGCTCGTGACATTTTTTGGAAGCGGGTTCGACATCCCGTATCTTCAAGCGAAGTTTCCTCGATTGGACTTCCGAAAGCCTCATTTCGATCTCTGCTTTGCTGCGCGCCGACTCGGATTCCGCGGCGGTCTTAAGCTCATCGAGCAAGAGCTGGGCATTGACCGTGACCAAGACGTCATCGGACTCGATGGATGGGACGCGGTTCGTCTCTGGCATCAGTGGAAAGGAGGCGATCAGGCGGCGCTGGACCTCCTGCTCCGCTATAACATCGCTGACACTCGCAACCTCGCACTTCTCGCTGAACACCTCTACAAACGACTGGCCGCTCGCTTCGGTCCGTTGTCTGTTGCTGCCATATCGGGCTATCGCAACTTCTCGTCTGAGGCCCCTGCGTGACACACTCGACTCGATGGATTGGTATCGGACGCACACACATCGGCTGCGTCCGTTCTTCGAACCAGGACACCTATGGCGTGCTCAACGATCAGGGAGTCTGGTTCGTTGCTGACGGGATGGGCGGTCACGCAGGAGGAGACATTGCGGCTCAAATTGCCGTGGCCGTCGCAATCTCCGAAACGAAAGAGCGCGTCGCCCTACTGCGCGACCAACCTGATCAGGCTTCGACGATGCTGGCCGACATTATCACGCGCGCGAATCAAGCCATTCACGACAAAGTCCGGCATGAGCCTCACCTTAAGGGCATGGGCACGACCATCGCTGCGCTTGCGATTCCGCCCTCTCCTACGCCTATTGCTCACGTGGCACATCTCGGCGATAGCCGGGCTTATCTGTATCGTGATCGATCGTTGACCCAATTGACGCGCGACCACACGCTCGTCGAGCAGCTTGTGAAACGTGGGCTCCTTGACGTCGAATCCGCACGCACGTACCCGGAGCGTCATGTTCTGACTAAAGCCCTCGGGATGGGAATCGGCGTGAAACCTGAGCTGACGTCCTGTCCATTGCGTCCCGACGATATCCTGTTGTTATGCACGGATGGTCTGAATAAGATGCTCGATGATCCCGCCATCGCCGTGGTTCTAGCGGACTGCTACGGCGACTCTGATCGTGCGTCATATGAGCTCATCACACGGGCAGTGGAACGGGGAGGGGAAGATAATGTGACTGTCATCGTTTGTGCTCCGGTCACGTCGGTTCTCTCTCCCACATAGTCATTGACAACCACTCATAGGCCATGTAGCCTGAGCTTCCAACCAGCCATTCTCCACACCCTTCAGGATTTGGGCTAAAGGAAAGCGGTGCCATGTTTGTCGCGAGTCGTCTCATCCTGGGTGCGCTCCTCTGCACAGGCAGTGGGGCCGTCGCCATGACGGTACAGGCAGCAGACATCCAGACTCCCGAGGACACAATTCGAGCTCTGGTCCGTGCGAACGCAGAAAAGGACATGCCGGCCCTTTCTCGCCTCATGGCGCATGACGCCGATATCATCAGTTATTCGGTTGGCGGACGGAAATACATAGGATGGCCGGACCTCGAACGGGACATGCAGGAAGAGTTCGACTCCGCTACCAAGCTGGACATTCCGATCACCGAACTCAAGGTTTGGACCAAAGGGGACATCGCCTGGTTCACGATGGAGGTGAACTATATCCGCACCGTCACCCGAGGCGCCGAACAACAGCGTGCCACGTTGCCACTCAGGGAAACCGGCGTGTTGGAACGCCGCGACGGGCGATGGGTGCTCTTATCCTGGCACGAATCGTTTCAAAACTCGGGAGCCGCAGTTCCTCTCGCGGGTTCTGCACGGACGACCGCTGTTCCCGCGCGGACCTCATTAACTCATCAAGAGACAACTCCGGATCTAAGCAGTGAGTGGGATATTCTCGAAGTCGAGGACAACAAAACTTACAAAGCCACGTTGGATAGGTCCGGCAACGGTCCCTATACTCAGCAAGGCGGGCGATTCGTCACCACCAAATTTGACGATGGCCTGTGGCAAGGAACGTGGCATCAAAGCGGAAACGATCGAGAAGGCGGATTCGAAATCCTCTTGTCTGAGGACGGTCTCAGCGCGAAAGGAGTTTGGTGGTATTCACGTGTCGGTGACAAGAACAACATCCCTCCTCGCCAATGGGGAGGGACCTATGTGTGGAAGAGGATCGTGAAACCGGGGACAGCGACCGAATCATCGTTTCGCTGACGGCTGTAGCTTCTACGCTGGCACATCGAATGCAACCGTGCTGCTCATCGAATATCCGTGCAATGCTGTCTCACATGTGGGAGGTCCAATGGCACAGCTTTTCTATGTAATTATAGTAGGCTTTCTTCTGTCCGTCGTGACCCCCGTCTTCGCTGACGGCGGCCATCAGCATCACGCGGTTCCCACATTGAACGGCCAGACCACGACGAAGGTCACCATCGCTGAGAATATCGTGACCCTCACGTTCGGACCAGTCGATCTCCCGTCCGCGCACGACGGGGACCTCGCTGCGTCCATGCCGAAGCATGTATTCCAGCTTCCTAAGGACATGTATATGGTGGGCTACAAATCAGCCGTGTTTACCAAAGACGGCACAACGCTGCCGAGAAACTACCTGCACCACATTCTCATGTTGAATAACGATAAACCCAGTGTCTCATGCCCCGGAGAGCCACTCTTCTTCAGCGGGGCCGGACTTGAGATGACCGAAGCGCGCTTTCCCGATGGGTATGGCGTCAAGCTGGCGAAGGGCCAAAACTTAATGTCCGTCGTGGCGTTTTATCACAAAGCCCCGCGCACCAAGGATGTCATGGCCAGCTTCACCATGTACATGGCACCGGAGGGAAAGCCGATTAAGGAAATGGACGTCTATCAGGTCGGAGTGAACGTCGTGTGCTACAGCAAATTTGCTCAGCGCGGCCCCGATCAAACCGATGAAGGCATTGAAATTAAGAACGGGGTCCAGGTGCATAGTGCTCCTCTGAAGTTCTTAATGGATGGCTGTGTCAAATTTGCTTATCCGCATGGACACGATGAGTTGTTGCTGATCGCGTTGGAAAACAAGACGAGGAAGCAGACACTTCTCCGGACTGTACCAGACGTCGCGAGTGATGGAGCCTTTCTCGAATTTCAACCTCATCAAGTGTATAAGGACGCCAGAGGGTTTTCAGTCACCACAGCAGACGACTATGAAATGGTGATGGTCCACCATCATCCATTGCAAAAAGAAGAACTGCAGCATGGAATGGGAAATTATCTTCTCTATATGACTCCGGGAATCTGTTCCGGTACCGATACCGCACTCGCCAAGTAAGATGACATGATACCTATATCGCTCGCCGTTGACATTGCCTGCAAGAGCATCGTCCTATAGCTTCCTCCCGCTCCGTCTCAGTGGGTCAGCGCGTTCATTTTTGTCCGCGAACCCGCTTTCACCCTACCAAAGTAGGAGCCTGTTTTTCCGCTCGTAGACTGGGTTTCCCGCTTCCCCCTATGTTATTCACATGCTCATACTCGCAGCCGATTCTGAACTGTTCGGACAAGGAATAGAGGCAGTTGCTCTGTTCCTGCATCCGATCGAAGCGACCGTGTTTTCATCGCTCTGGGATTATCTTGCTCTGATGTCCCAGAGGCACCAGGGATGTCGTAATGCCGCAGAGTCAGTCCCCCACGGTTTTGGTCGCCAGCCCCAGAGCGGAAGAAATCAAACTCATCACCATCAGCCTTCGCGGATTCTTTCCGAGCTGTCGAATAGAAATCGTCTATGCCCCTGAGGAAGCTATGGTATGGGCGCCCATGCAGGATTGGGACGTGATCCTGATCGACGACGAATGGGTACCACCCGGCGGTCGGTCGTCTGTGATCGACGCATTGAAACAGCACGCTCCGTACGCCACCATCCTTGTCGAAAGTGATCACGCCGATTCGGCCTCAGCCCTTCAGGCTCTCCAGGCGGGAGCCGACTTTTACTTGTACCGAAAATCCCCCGGTTTCCTTGCCGAGTTGATGTTCTATATACGAGAGGCGATTGATCGACGCGAGATGCGTGTCACGCTCGAGCGGACACAGGAACGTCGTCTGCGTCTGCTCGAACTACTCACCGACATCCTATACGAACTGGACCCGGAAGGCCGCTTTCTCTCGATCGGTCCCGGCATCACGCCCCTATTGGGATATCCCGTTGAGGAACTGATCGGCCAGTCCTATACAATCCTCCTTCCATCGGACCAGCACGCGCTTGCTCACCATCGATTTAACGAACGCCGAGCAGGCATACGCGCAACCAAACGGACCGAACTGCTGCTCCGGCCCAAGCCGGGCCAGAAAGAGACGACTAATCGCCTGTTCGCAGAGGTCACGGCCAAAGGGCTTTATGACACCCGTCGCCGGTTTTTGGGAACGATCGGGTTGATTCGTGATCTTTCCTCGCGGAAAGAATACGAAAACACGATCCAACAGTTTCAACAGCGCGTGCGGCACTCTGACCAACTACACACACTCGTTCACCACATCACAGAATTCTCACGCAATCTCCAAGCGCCGCTCACCGCCGTCCTTGATGATTCTCGCCATCTTCTAGACGCGCTTCGTGGTTTGCGGTTTGAGGAGCGCATCGACTCCCTGACCGGTCATGCGACAACTGCAATGGCACTCGCTCAACAAGTCACTGAGACCCTGCGCGAGTCTGTCCTCCTCCCTGGCGCAGGCACCGTGAATGAACTCCTCGACGAAGTAATCGGCACGATTAGTCTTGCAGAGAACGGGGTGGCTGCGATTGTGACTCAATTCTCCCGGCCACTTCCGCCTTACGAGAATGACCGGGACACATCTTTGGCGCTCTTTCGCCTCCTGATCCGGTATGCCCAGGCCTATCTACGCACGGTCGGCCGGATTCCTAGACTGACCGTCATCACACATGGTGTCGGCGTTCCATCGTTGATCTCGGAAACTCCGGCGCTCTTCCCCCTCTCGCCACCGACCGAGGTAGAAGTAGAAATCCGTGAGTCTGATCGCGGACAAGAAGCCACCGTTACACTTGAGCAGATTGAATCCGTTGATCTTCTCACTGCTTATCAACTCGTCCGAGATTTGAGCGGCACCTTGGATTTTGCTGCACCGGTTCACGGTCCGCTTCGTATTGTCGTTCGTCTTCCTGTTTCTCCTCGGGTAAGACAGGAACCTTCTTCACCCAAACCACCAGCCTCAGTACCACCTGCTGCCGCGCCGATCATCACTCAGGGCCTCCCAACGGGAGAGCGTCCTGCTGTTCAGCCTACGGCGCTAGAGCGTCGACGCAGTGTTCGCATTTCGACGACCCTCCCCGCTCATGTGACCCTCGGCTCGGCCACATGGGTTGGTACTGTGATGAACCTGAGCACGGGCGGGGCGTGCCTCATCCTTCCGCCAGATATGCCGTCGTTGGACATACAAACTGTCATCGTCGCTCTGAAAACTGAGGTCGGCATTCTTGAACTTGGTGGAAACGCTTACTGGCGAACCGCAGCATCCGCCCCCCGAGAGCACCATGTACCCTCGTCCCATCTTGTTCTGGTATTTTCTGCTCCTCCGCCACAAGAAGCCTCTGTCCTCGCTTCTCTGGTCGAGGCCGCACGTGAACGTTCGCTCGCGTTTATCCTGGAAGCTCAGCTTTCGGCCACCCCCCGCTCACAGCCGCTTGAGACCACCATTGTACCGAGTGCTGGTGGTGAAACCGATCGACGGGAGGCCGTCCGTCTGAAATTCTCCCTCCCAGCGCATCTCGATGTTACCGATCAATTTGGATCCAGCAGACGACTGTCGGCTCTTGTCACCGATATGAGTCGAACCGGTGTTTGTCTCGAAATCCACGCTCCGCCAGGTCCGCTGTCTGGCTCAGTCACTTTGCATTTTGTCGAGGCGCACATTTCCACCATCCCGCCTGCAGACGGACCAACGGCGCCGGATGCAGTGATTCCAGCCCGCATCGTTTGGACGACCGGAATATCACCTGTCCACCGGACCGTCCCTGCCACGATGCTCGAACCAGCCTTTCGCCTTGGCCTCTGCTTTCACGCTCTGACTCCGTATGCCGAACGGGAAATCAATCGTGTGCTGTACCGCCGGTTGACGTCCGACGAAGGAACAGGCGATACCCTTCTCCGTCGTACACCGGTCATCAGCATCCCCAGAGAATGCCGGAACCAGCGCGGGCAAACCATTGCGATTACAGACGATCATCTCCGCCATCCGCTCACGTCGAACCTTCCTGTAGTCATCATCGCGCCAGGCTATGGCCAGACCGCTGCAGACTATGCAGCCCTGGGACACTTTCTCGCCCATCATCGCATCCGTGTCCTACGGTATGACCACACCAATCATCTGGGTCTGAGCGAAGGCGAACTGCAGCATACGTCGCTCCGAAGCATGCAAGCAGACCTCACCAAGGTGATTGAGTTCGTCCATCACACGTGGGCCGGGGTACCCATTGCAATTATCGCCA is a genomic window of Nitrospiraceae bacterium containing:
- the radA gene encoding DNA repair protein RadA — translated: MKAKTSFSCQTCGYQSPRWLGRCPDCGGWNTMKEERQAATGKGRPASVKIAPAIATPIADIEIVGEPRRLTQIGEFDRVLGGGVIPGAVILIGGDPGIGKTTLLLQALPRLAGKREQVLYVSGEESPRQIKMRGQRLGIEHPSLLILAETSLEQILKAVQEIQPAALVVDSIQTVYTEQMTSAPGSISQVQEVAGQLMWLAKRAGVPVFIIGHVTKEGAIAGPRLLEHIVDTVLYFEGDRGHSYRILRAVKNRFGSTNEIGVFEMKDSGLEEVSNPSELFLAERSHRSTGSVVVSSLEGTRPILVELQALVSSTSYAMPKRMANGVELNRVSLLLAVMEKRLGLHLSGQDVYVNVVGGMRIDEPAIDLGIVAAVTSSLREVPIEPSLLVLGEVGLGGEVRAISQAELRIKEAAKMGFKRCLLPERNLAKLDAMDGIELIGIHEVGEALEVALV
- the bcp gene encoding thioredoxin-dependent thiol peroxidase encodes the protein MARELVIGDTAPDVSLPDQSGKTVSLKDFKGKQVVLYFYPKDDTPGCTKEACSFRDGEATLKKAGAVVLGVSMDGKVSHQKFIAKFKLPFTLLSDEEAAASKAYGVYKLKNMYGRTYWGLERSTFVIDASGQLKAIFRKVKVDGHTKEVLDALKA
- a CDS encoding tetratricopeptide repeat protein, whose product is MKYLSILGALLLTMGLVACAKPKAKPLVPLTLDPGNTPQAIALTEQGTQAYQARQFEEAKTYFSQAMALAPQSGQAHYNYALALNALGDTETARQQFMEAANLAPGDKTIWDSPALSPYGNVQAPKTQKERPYATGRPTMGPR
- a CDS encoding DUF507 family protein — encoded protein: MRLSKERVHHMAETLATRLQQEGHVELTGDRKAFVQVLDQTMTEELSVEDRLNAEVRQLMKVYEQDIERGQVDYQKMFTMIKNKLVRDRGIIL
- a CDS encoding cyclophilin-like fold protein, with amino-acid sequence MTVGSVQLVVELKPNKTADEIYAALPVEAPLNTWGEELYFKLPGVKDYRETATSQVKVGDVAFWGVGQVVAIFFGRTPMSMGPDPVPADRVNIVGKVIGDATVLRQVMTMQTIKVEKI
- a CDS encoding ribonuclease H-like domain-containing protein, producing the protein MLTSTFVLLHRVGPHTERRLWDTGVLNWATFLGSSALSGISSVRKTWYDAQLVAAQSHLDAGHAQYFATCLKPREHWRLFDAFRRRVLYLDIETTGMSARDGHVTVVGLYRNDRMTSLVHGETLTEDRLHDELEQTDLLVTFFGSGFDIPYLQAKFPRLDFRKPHFDLCFAARRLGFRGGLKLIEQELGIDRDQDVIGLDGWDAVRLWHQWKGGDQAALDLLLRYNIADTRNLALLAEHLYKRLAARFGPLSVAAISGYRNFSSEAPA
- a CDS encoding protein phosphatase 2C domain-containing protein, coding for MTHSTRWIGIGRTHIGCVRSSNQDTYGVLNDQGVWFVADGMGGHAGGDIAAQIAVAVAISETKERVALLRDQPDQASTMLADIITRANQAIHDKVRHEPHLKGMGTTIAALAIPPSPTPIAHVAHLGDSRAYLYRDRSLTQLTRDHTLVEQLVKRGLLDVESARTYPERHVLTKALGMGIGVKPELTSCPLRPDDILLLCTDGLNKMLDDPAIAVVLADCYGDSDRASYELITRAVERGGEDNVTVIVCAPVTSVLSPT
- a CDS encoding nuclear transport factor 2 family protein; the encoded protein is MFVASRLILGALLCTGSGAVAMTVQAADIQTPEDTIRALVRANAEKDMPALSRLMAHDADIISYSVGGRKYIGWPDLERDMQEEFDSATKLDIPITELKVWTKGDIAWFTMEVNYIRTVTRGAEQQRATLPLRETGVLERRDGRWVLLSWHESFQNSGAAVPLAGSARTTAVPARTSLTHQETTPDLSSEWDILEVEDNKTYKATLDRSGNGPYTQQGGRFVTTKFDDGLWQGTWHQSGNDREGGFEILLSEDGLSAKGVWWYSRVGDKNNIPPRQWGGTYVWKRIVKPGTATESSFR
- a CDS encoding PilZ domain-containing protein, coding for MPQSQSPTVLVASPRAEEIKLITISLRGFFPSCRIEIVYAPEEAMVWAPMQDWDVILIDDEWVPPGGRSSVIDALKQHAPYATILVESDHADSASALQALQAGADFYLYRKSPGFLAELMFYIREAIDRREMRVTLERTQERRLRLLELLTDILYELDPEGRFLSIGPGITPLLGYPVEELIGQSYTILLPSDQHALAHHRFNERRAGIRATKRTELLLRPKPGQKETTNRLFAEVTAKGLYDTRRRFLGTIGLIRDLSSRKEYENTIQQFQQRVRHSDQLHTLVHHITEFSRNLQAPLTAVLDDSRHLLDALRGLRFEERIDSLTGHATTAMALAQQVTETLRESVLLPGAGTVNELLDEVIGTISLAENGVAAIVTQFSRPLPPYENDRDTSLALFRLLIRYAQAYLRTVGRIPRLTVITHGVGVPSLISETPALFPLSPPTEVEVEIRESDRGQEATVTLEQIESVDLLTAYQLVRDLSGTLDFAAPVHGPLRIVVRLPVSPRVRQEPSSPKPPASVPPAAAPIITQGLPTGERPAVQPTALERRRSVRISTTLPAHVTLGSATWVGTVMNLSTGGACLILPPDMPSLDIQTVIVALKTEVGILELGGNAYWRTAASAPREHHVPSSHLVLVFSAPPPQEASVLASLVEAARERSLAFILEAQLSATPRSQPLETTIVPSAGGETDRREAVRLKFSLPAHLDVTDQFGSSRRLSALVTDMSRTGVCLEIHAPPGPLSGSVTLHFVEAHISTIPPADGPTAPDAVIPARIVWTTGISPVHRTVPATMLEPAFRLGLCFHALTPYAEREINRVLYRRLTSDEGTGDTLLRRTPVISIPRECRNQRGQTIAITDDHLRHPLTSNLPVVIIAPGYGQTAADYAALGHFLAHHRIRVLRYDHTNHLGLSEGELQHTSLRSMQADLTKVIEFVHHTWAGVPIAIIASDIAARVALKAAGQSSSIALIVLVNPTVDLQVMFQTTHAHDLLTDYRFGFRRGITNLISLNVNLDHFVGDAIAGNFTDLASTLDDLRLARVPLAVVTTPISPLSPLPPSDLPHTFITALGTRNRVTSVPAVLTESCLSFGSPAVAAFRQILDQIASAMTLPENPVELQEQAERSLNRQRRIEMERTCLRHGVSGVTREALWLAYLQQLPHLANLHEHWKLMDDLYRSLGPLDPSTVIVDIDGSNTDLVRVMLVNQTYRARYRERTQEPPPKLVELGRTRGSLLLARRTFQALFHELDRTWDGGLRAYPPLTTATIQTEWTSALPFQDGTLQRIVCNLALPFVPSPLAFLRELYRVLHPQGRLVLTAFHPETDLSTFYRHHLRSVHQDEFGTEGQIVLHYLGRLREAIRHGLLHTFDRITLSHLLQQSGIAAPRISSVFNGQALLAIVEKGEFL